In Candidatus Contubernalis alkalaceticus, the following proteins share a genomic window:
- a CDS encoding LuxR family transcriptional regulator, which translates to MKAKSLTMWSLAVFFGWLLSFPFNGPVFQAVIFNRALDGALGLYFTFFHALGLFAAAFLFRGRKLVKGLMVLSGALCLILTVILWFSSVGWWPFWLSFLGAASSFYIIGWGYRFTYLVTNEERLKFMAVVIILSNLFYVIINIVSAQAPAYLVYILSMTLLTASLCFAAALEREDIESCKDIKLDGQGEKQCLKVMDQLKEFPNALMIILTLFIFGLYINGGFMYSVIYPTFAEFSRYTHFFRVVPYLAVLLVMWKFGGKVHRKLPVYLGASMLGLAFISFALLSDSLSGYIITEILIESAFGLLDLFIWTFLGVISLLYGTPYRMFGYGLSANVFAIFLGEVMGVRLMLVGEQYPMITAIFAASTIFLTFIIVPWLNDQMDRELLENTKDVGKKVYEKKVDAFNMDRFLEEKQLTPREREILTLLFKGETNKVLAEQLFISENTLKTHLKNIYKKLGVSNKRELLSMVIRGEDKELQIKL; encoded by the coding sequence GTGAAAGCAAAAAGCTTAACTATGTGGTCTCTGGCTGTTTTTTTTGGTTGGCTGCTTTCTTTTCCCTTTAATGGACCTGTGTTTCAAGCTGTTATTTTTAATAGGGCTTTGGATGGGGCTCTGGGCCTGTATTTTACTTTTTTCCATGCTCTGGGACTTTTTGCTGCGGCTTTTTTGTTCCGAGGGAGAAAATTGGTAAAAGGATTAATGGTCTTAAGCGGGGCCCTATGTCTTATACTGACTGTAATCCTGTGGTTTTCTTCGGTAGGATGGTGGCCCTTTTGGTTGTCTTTCCTTGGCGCCGCATCCTCTTTTTATATTATAGGATGGGGCTATCGTTTTACATACCTGGTTACGAATGAAGAGCGTCTGAAATTTATGGCTGTAGTCATTATCTTGTCTAATCTGTTTTATGTGATTATTAATATAGTTTCTGCTCAGGCTCCAGCATATTTAGTTTACATATTGTCTATGACGCTTTTGACGGCCTCCCTTTGCTTTGCTGCAGCGTTGGAGCGGGAAGATATTGAAAGCTGTAAGGACATAAAATTGGATGGTCAAGGTGAGAAGCAGTGTCTTAAAGTTATGGATCAATTAAAAGAATTTCCTAATGCATTAATGATTATTTTAACCCTTTTTATTTTTGGACTATATATTAACGGCGGTTTTATGTACAGTGTTATTTACCCAACCTTTGCGGAGTTCAGCAGGTATACCCATTTCTTTCGAGTGGTCCCTTATCTGGCTGTACTTCTGGTCATGTGGAAATTTGGCGGCAAGGTACACCGTAAATTACCTGTTTACCTGGGTGCTTCTATGTTAGGGCTGGCGTTTATTTCTTTTGCTTTGCTCAGTGATTCTCTGTCGGGTTATATAATTACGGAGATTTTAATAGAGTCTGCCTTTGGGCTGTTGGATTTATTTATTTGGACATTTTTAGGAGTAATATCTCTGCTTTATGGTACTCCCTATAGAATGTTTGGATATGGTCTCTCTGCCAATGTTTTTGCTATATTCTTGGGAGAGGTTATGGGAGTTCGGCTTATGCTGGTAGGAGAGCAGTATCCTATGATTACGGCAATTTTTGCTGCTTCCACCATATTTTTAACTTTTATTATTGTTCCCTGGTTAAATGATCAGATGGACAGGGAACTGTTGGAAAATACAAAAGATGTAGGGAAGAAGGTATATGAAAAAAAGGTAGATGCTTTTAATATGGATAGATTTTTGGAGGAAAAACAGCTAACCCCTCGGGAAAGGGAAATTTTAACTCTGCTGTTTAAAGGAGAAACCAATAAGGTTTTGGCAGAACAGCTGTTTATTAGTGAGAACACTCTTAAAACCCATTTAAAGAACATTTATAAAAAACTTGGGGTATCCAATAAAAGAGAACTTCTGTCTATGGTTATTAGAGGAGAAGATAAGGAGCTCCAGATAAAATTGTAA
- a CDS encoding DNA topoisomerase III: MNKIVVLAEKPSVGRDLARVLDCKKKGNGYFEGSRYIVTWALGHLVTLADPEAYDEKYKEWSIETLPMLPPKLKLVVIKQSGKQFNVVKSLMNKKEVNQIVIATDAGREGELVARWIIEKANVNKPIKRLWISSVTDKAIKDGFNNLKNGKEYDNLYASAAARSEADWLVGINATRALTCKYNAQLSCGRVQTPTVAIILKREEEINSFKPRVFYGITAHANSLKLVWQDSLTSNLRTFDKNKCDKVLRKIESEKNAEVIDVNKAYKKKMPPLLYDLTELQRDANRLFDFSAKETTSIMQRLYESHKALTYPRTDSRYITTDVVDTLRDRIKALYGPYAAMAKKIANKPIKPNKSFVDNSKVSDHHAIIPTEQPVSLSELSDSERKIYDLVVKRFLAVLYPPFEYEQTTIKAKIGEELFIAKGKTVISQGWKEVYENRFEEEEEEEELSEQILPKVSKKDILKISRVVQTEGETRPPAPFNEGSLLSAMENPAKYMADESKQLLKTIGEAGGLGTVATRADIIEKLFNSFLIEKQGKNIFVTSKGRQLLELVPEDLKSPALTAQWEQKLSAIAKGSLNKDKFVDEMKSYAKTVVSEIKASVKTFKHDNLTGNRCPQCGKHMLDVKGKKGKMLVCQDRECGYRKGVSRTTNARCPNCHKKLEMRGEGEGQIFICRCGHREKLSAFNKRKKTEGSKVSKKETSQYLKQQKKAEQPLNSAFADALSQLKKKK; this comes from the coding sequence TTGAATAAAATAGTGGTTTTGGCTGAAAAGCCTTCTGTGGGAAGGGATTTAGCCAGGGTGTTAGATTGCAAAAAAAAAGGAAACGGTTATTTTGAAGGCAGCCGATATATTGTTACCTGGGCTTTGGGTCATTTGGTTACATTGGCAGATCCGGAAGCCTATGATGAGAAATACAAAGAATGGAGCATAGAAACACTGCCCATGCTTCCGCCCAAGTTAAAATTGGTGGTTATTAAGCAGAGCGGAAAGCAGTTTAATGTTGTTAAAAGCCTGATGAATAAAAAAGAAGTTAATCAGATTGTTATTGCCACGGATGCCGGTAGGGAAGGGGAACTGGTAGCCCGGTGGATTATTGAGAAAGCTAATGTTAATAAGCCCATAAAACGCCTGTGGATTTCTTCGGTTACCGATAAGGCTATTAAGGATGGGTTTAATAATTTAAAAAATGGTAAGGAGTATGATAATCTTTACGCTTCTGCCGCTGCCCGTTCCGAAGCCGACTGGTTGGTAGGGATTAATGCTACCCGGGCATTAACCTGTAAATATAATGCTCAGCTTTCCTGTGGGAGAGTTCAAACCCCCACTGTGGCGATCATTTTAAAAAGGGAAGAGGAGATTAATAGTTTTAAACCCAGAGTTTTTTACGGCATAACGGCGCATGCCAATAGTTTAAAACTGGTCTGGCAGGACAGTCTTACCAGTAATCTTAGAACCTTCGATAAAAATAAGTGTGATAAAGTGCTGAGGAAAATAGAAAGTGAAAAAAATGCTGAGGTTATAGATGTAAATAAGGCGTACAAGAAAAAAATGCCCCCCTTATTATATGACTTAACGGAACTTCAAAGGGATGCCAATAGGTTATTTGATTTTTCAGCCAAGGAAACTACTTCCATTATGCAGAGATTATATGAAAGTCACAAGGCCTTAACATATCCCAGAACTGATTCCAGGTATATAACTACAGATGTGGTGGACACCTTACGGGACAGAATTAAAGCTTTATATGGGCCTTATGCTGCTATGGCTAAAAAAATCGCCAATAAGCCCATAAAACCAAATAAGTCCTTTGTGGATAACAGCAAGGTATCGGATCACCATGCCATTATACCTACGGAACAGCCGGTTTCTTTAAGTGAATTAAGTGATAGTGAGAGAAAAATATATGATCTGGTGGTCAAGCGCTTTTTAGCAGTTCTGTACCCCCCTTTTGAATATGAGCAGACCACCATAAAGGCAAAAATTGGAGAGGAACTTTTTATCGCTAAGGGGAAAACGGTGATTTCGCAGGGTTGGAAGGAAGTCTATGAGAATAGGTTTGAGGAGGAAGAGGAAGAAGAGGAGCTGTCTGAACAGATACTCCCTAAGGTTAGTAAAAAGGATATCTTGAAAATATCCAGAGTGGTTCAAACAGAGGGTGAGACAAGGCCCCCGGCCCCCTTTAATGAGGGGAGTTTACTTTCAGCTATGGAAAATCCGGCAAAATATATGGCTGATGAAAGTAAGCAGCTGCTTAAAACCATTGGGGAGGCGGGAGGGCTGGGCACTGTGGCCACCAGGGCCGATATTATTGAAAAGCTCTTCAACAGTTTTTTGATTGAAAAACAGGGCAAGAATATCTTCGTTACTTCCAAGGGCAGGCAGCTTTTAGAACTGGTTCCTGAGGATTTAAAATCCCCGGCGTTAACTGCCCAGTGGGAACAAAAACTCAGTGCTATTGCCAAGGGTTCCCTCAATAAGGATAAGTTTGTAGATGAAATGAAGTCTTATGCCAAAACGGTGGTAAGTGAGATTAAAGCCAGCGTTAAGACCTTTAAACATGATAATCTTACCGGTAATAGATGTCCTCAGTGTGGCAAACATATGTTGGACGTTAAGGGTAAGAAAGGTAAAATGCTTGTCTGTCAGGATCGGGAGTGCGGCTATAGAAAAGGGGTTTCAAGAACTACCAACGCCCGGTGCCCCAACTGTCATAAAAAGTTAGAAATGCGGGGCGAGGGGGAAGGTCAAATTTTTATATGCAGGTGCGGTCACAGGGAAAAGCTTTCTGCTTTTAATAAAAGAAAAAAAACGGAAGGCAGCAAAGTTTCCAAGAAAGAGACCTCCCAATATTTAAAACAGCAAAAAAAAGCAGAGCAACCGTTAAATTCTGCTTTTGCCGATGCGCTATCCCAACTTAAGAAGAAGAAATAA
- a CDS encoding response regulator transcription factor, which translates to MFKILVVEDDKNLQKLMTAVLNQNGYSVLSAMDGLQALEVLDVLHVDLIICDIMMPNMDGYTLTDTLRKLNNNLPILMVTAKEDINDKRTGFLVGTDDYMVKPVDMDEMVLRVASLLRRSRIANEHRLTIGEVQLDYDTLTVSRSGKSILLPKKEFYLLFKLLSYPKQIFTRQQLMGEIWGMDSEAEERTVDVHIKRLREKFADFTEFKIVTVRGLGYKAERSL; encoded by the coding sequence ATGTTCAAAATTTTGGTGGTAGAGGATGATAAAAACCTCCAAAAATTAATGACTGCTGTATTAAACCAAAATGGCTACTCTGTTTTAAGCGCTATGGATGGGCTGCAGGCTTTAGAAGTATTAGATGTATTACATGTAGATTTAATTATTTGTGATATTATGATGCCAAATATGGACGGTTATACATTAACCGATACCCTCAGAAAATTAAATAATAATCTGCCAATTCTGATGGTAACCGCAAAAGAAGATATTAATGATAAAAGAACCGGATTTCTTGTTGGCACCGACGACTACATGGTGAAACCGGTTGATATGGATGAGATGGTTTTACGGGTAGCTTCATTACTGCGTCGTTCTCGCATCGCCAATGAGCACCGCCTGACAATAGGTGAAGTCCAGCTTGATTACGACACATTGACTGTCAGCAGAAGTGGGAAGTCTATACTTCTTCCCAAAAAGGAATTCTATCTCTTATTCAAGCTGCTAAGTTATCCGAAACAAATATTTACAAGACAGCAGCTAATGGGTGAAATATGGGGAATGGATTCTGAAGCGGAGGAACGAACAGTAGACGTTCATATTAAGCGGTTAAGAGAAAAATTTGCTGACTTTACGGAATTTAAGATTGTGACAGTACGGGGGCTGGGATATAAAGCGGAGAGAAGCCTATGA
- a CDS encoding HAMP domain-containing sensor histidine kinase: protein MKKISVKLALFFITIICVSSILSFIVTIFFTSGLKEEIKFNQETIAIAILDLRQKTDLRLEEIISIISSSMYEVRTIENIEEIQLTAEELKKLQNHEIIFLSRLKFQGHATLLMVDDSYIQINLYPHNTVFKIVGSRVWFTLLSFVFIAAMLIILLVKRIVRPVVNLTWATQEVAKGNFNVQLEHKSEDEIGQLMENFNKMTKELNNIELLRKDFITNVSHEFKTPIASIQGFAKLLQQGNLSDDEKQEYTNIIVEETARLSNLSSNILKLSKIENQEIVEKMTLFSLDEQIRKSILLLEHAWSKKNIELDINLEKVNYVGDEGLLEQIWLNLLSNAIKFSDVNGIIGIRLSKTISAVKVIIKDNGIGMREENMMRIFEKFYQGDKTHSHEGNGLGLPLVKRILDLLGGKIYVESKLQEGSTFTVELPL from the coding sequence ATGAAAAAAATAAGTGTAAAACTTGCTCTGTTTTTTATTACTATTATATGTGTTTCCTCTATATTATCATTTATTGTAACAATTTTTTTCACAAGTGGTTTAAAAGAGGAAATTAAATTCAACCAGGAAACAATAGCGATTGCTATATTAGATTTACGTCAAAAAACAGATTTAAGACTGGAGGAAATAATAAGTATCATATCGTCTTCTATGTATGAAGTTCGCACAATTGAAAACATTGAGGAAATCCAGTTGACGGCTGAGGAGCTAAAAAAACTTCAGAACCATGAAATTATTTTTTTATCTCGTTTAAAATTTCAAGGGCACGCAACGCTGCTAATGGTAGATGATTCTTATATTCAAATTAATCTTTACCCTCATAATACTGTTTTTAAAATTGTTGGCTCCCGGGTATGGTTTACTCTGCTATCCTTTGTTTTTATTGCCGCGATGTTAATTATTTTGTTAGTAAAAAGAATAGTAAGGCCAGTAGTAAACCTGACCTGGGCTACCCAGGAAGTGGCAAAGGGTAATTTTAATGTACAGCTTGAACATAAAAGTGAAGATGAGATTGGCCAGCTTATGGAAAATTTCAACAAGATGACAAAAGAGCTAAATAATATAGAACTTCTTCGGAAGGATTTTATCACAAATGTATCTCATGAATTTAAAACGCCTATTGCATCAATCCAGGGATTTGCCAAGCTCTTGCAGCAGGGTAACCTGTCCGATGATGAGAAACAGGAGTACACCAATATTATTGTTGAAGAAACAGCGAGATTATCTAATCTTTCTTCCAACATCCTGAAACTTTCGAAGATTGAAAATCAAGAGATTGTAGAGAAAATGACTCTTTTTTCACTGGACGAACAAATCAGAAAAAGTATTTTACTACTTGAGCATGCATGGAGTAAAAAGAATATTGAACTTGATATTAATCTTGAAAAAGTTAATTATGTTGGTGATGAGGGGCTGCTTGAACAGATTTGGTTAAATCTTTTAAGTAATGCGATTAAGTTTTCAGATGTAAACGGTATTATCGGTATAAGGTTAAGTAAAACTATTTCCGCTGTAAAAGTAATAATCAAAGATAATGGTATTGGCATGCGGGAAGAAAACATGATGCGTATTTTTGAAAAATTTTATCAGGGAGACAAAACTCATTCTCACGAAGGTAATGGGTTAGGATTACCTCTCGTAAAGCGTATTCTAGATTTATTAGGTGGTAAAATCTATGTAGAAAGTAAGCTGCAGGAAGGATCTACTTTCACCGTGGAGCTGCCATTATAA
- a CDS encoding efflux RND transporter permease subunit, with amino-acid sequence MFSKYSVKRPYTVLVAVVLVMVLGIVSFTGMTTDLLPEMELPYIVVITAYPGASPEQVELMVTRPLESALGTAGGLNNISSISNENSSIIILEFSQSINMDSAMIELSNNLDMVSAQLDSAVGKSMLMRINPDMMPIMIATADIEGKEVGEVSDFVKDVLLPSFERINGVASVSASGLLEEAIRVSLNQEKIDALNEKIMEDLDQTLDETKAQLDEAQRELAAARKQLEAETDNQKNQLAEASAQVDGVIANLNALLAEETLLNSQQFAFEQEKQGLSQLVPLNELFSQAFPGGVSAIPPEMYELVIIQLSSILPDQLTGLSQSEMVEMEKMAAAAPGRIAAIETELQNISVRLMTISAMKPQLEQGLAEATSGYQQIESGKMTLSIELAKAQMQLENGEKELKEGLQEFQDARDELRKKVDLNSFVTVEMVSNILKAQNFSMPAGYIQGGEGHLVKVGDQYDSKDSLKNTILFSLDSVGDIGLSDIAEVVVTDNSAETYAKVNGNDSVMMTFQKQSTASTADVAGRINETIDELSKEYPGLRILPLMDQGEYINMSIDSVLQNLLLGSLLAIIVLFFFLKDIRPTLIIACSIPVSLLFAVTLMYFSNVTLNIISLSGLALGVGMLVDNSIVVIENIYRMRNEGIYIYEAAVQGAKQVTGAIFASTLTTVCVFLPIVFTHGISRQIFSDMGLTIAYSLVASLIVALTLIPTMASTLLKTRQERKQRWFDIIVNSYEKLLHFSLNYKAVVLTLVVMLLGLSIYGVTVMGTSFMPAVDSPQMSATFTMPEGSTTEELYEMSDEVMTRILEIDAVENVGASAGSSGALAGLGGGLTGSSSESSSFYILLKDDRSITNLDVERLIFEKLQDLEGEVSVSASNMDMSVLGGSGVEVIIKGNDLDVLSTAAEEVAELLRGTEGTADVVSGNEDAGIETRISVDKDAAMKEGLTVAQVYQEIAAVLSGETQATTLTTAQQEYQVIVVGAESIITRDNISDYTFTVKGEDGEDKVVRLGDIARITEADTPSSISRDSQSRYVTVSASIQEGYNIGLVSRDFERKLVDYTPPVGVTLDTAGENEMINSAISDLILMIALAVIFIYLIMVAQFQSLLSPFIILFTLPLAFTGGLLLLWVSGMELSVTAMLGFLVLAGIVVNNGIVFVDYVNQLRLEGKEKREALISTGIIRIRPILMTALTTILAMSAMALGIGSGAEMTQAMAVVTIGGLTYATLLTLLVVPIMYDILHQKPMIKIDIQDQQIDTVN; translated from the coding sequence ATGTTTTCGAAATACAGTGTTAAAAGACCGTACACAGTCCTCGTGGCTGTGGTTTTAGTAATGGTTTTGGGAATCGTCTCTTTCACCGGGATGACTACCGATCTCTTACCGGAGATGGAACTGCCTTATATAGTAGTCATTACTGCTTATCCGGGCGCCAGTCCCGAACAAGTGGAACTTATGGTGACCAGGCCGCTGGAGTCTGCTTTGGGCACTGCCGGCGGCTTAAACAATATCAGTTCGATATCTAATGAGAATTCCAGCATAATTATTCTGGAATTCTCCCAAAGTATTAATATGGACAGCGCCATGATTGAACTTTCGAATAACCTGGACATGGTATCTGCACAGCTGGACAGTGCTGTGGGAAAGTCAATGCTGATGAGAATCAACCCGGACATGATGCCTATAATGATTGCTACTGCAGATATAGAAGGGAAAGAAGTTGGAGAGGTCTCCGATTTTGTCAAAGATGTTCTCCTTCCCTCCTTCGAACGTATTAACGGTGTAGCTTCAGTTTCTGCTTCAGGTCTTCTGGAAGAAGCGATTCGAGTTTCTCTTAACCAGGAGAAGATTGATGCTCTAAATGAAAAGATTATGGAGGATCTAGACCAGACGTTGGACGAGACAAAGGCACAACTGGATGAGGCGCAGAGGGAACTGGCTGCTGCCCGGAAGCAGTTGGAGGCAGAGACAGATAACCAGAAAAATCAGCTGGCTGAAGCCAGCGCACAGGTGGATGGCGTCATTGCTAATCTTAATGCCCTGCTGGCTGAGGAGACCCTTTTGAACTCCCAGCAGTTTGCATTTGAACAGGAAAAACAGGGACTTTCTCAGCTGGTTCCCTTAAATGAATTATTCAGTCAGGCTTTTCCGGGGGGTGTTTCCGCTATCCCGCCTGAAATGTATGAGTTGGTAATAATACAGCTTTCATCAATTTTACCTGATCAGTTAACAGGACTCTCCCAAAGTGAAATGGTGGAGATGGAAAAAATGGCCGCCGCTGCCCCTGGGCGTATTGCTGCTATAGAAACAGAACTTCAGAATATCTCTGTTCGCCTCATGACTATTTCAGCTATGAAACCCCAGTTGGAGCAGGGGTTGGCGGAGGCTACGTCAGGTTATCAGCAGATTGAGTCCGGGAAGATGACTCTATCCATTGAGCTTGCTAAGGCACAGATGCAGCTGGAAAACGGTGAGAAAGAACTAAAGGAAGGCCTGCAAGAATTCCAGGATGCCCGGGATGAGCTACGAAAAAAAGTGGATTTGAACAGTTTTGTTACTGTTGAAATGGTGAGTAACATATTGAAAGCTCAGAATTTTAGCATGCCGGCCGGGTATATCCAGGGGGGAGAAGGGCACCTGGTTAAGGTAGGTGATCAGTATGATTCAAAGGATTCCCTGAAGAATACTATTCTTTTTTCCCTTGACAGTGTGGGAGATATTGGCCTGTCGGATATTGCGGAGGTTGTGGTGACTGATAATTCAGCTGAGACTTATGCTAAGGTCAACGGCAATGATAGTGTTATGATGACTTTTCAGAAACAGAGCACTGCCTCCACAGCTGATGTGGCCGGTAGAATTAATGAAACCATAGACGAGCTTTCTAAAGAATACCCAGGGCTTCGGATCTTACCTCTGATGGATCAGGGTGAATATATTAACATGAGCATTGACAGTGTGCTGCAGAACCTTCTCTTGGGCAGCCTCCTGGCAATCATCGTGCTGTTTTTCTTTCTGAAGGATATCCGCCCAACTTTGATTATCGCCTGCAGCATTCCTGTAAGCTTGTTGTTTGCTGTAACTCTAATGTATTTCAGCAATGTTACTCTTAACATCATTTCCCTATCCGGTCTTGCGCTGGGGGTGGGTATGCTGGTGGATAATAGTATCGTTGTCATTGAAAATATTTATCGGATGCGCAACGAGGGCATTTATATTTATGAAGCAGCGGTGCAGGGTGCTAAACAGGTGACGGGTGCTATCTTTGCATCTACTCTCACCACTGTCTGTGTCTTTCTGCCCATCGTCTTCACCCATGGTATCTCCCGCCAGATCTTTTCGGATATGGGTTTGACTATTGCTTATAGTTTGGTAGCCAGCCTGATTGTTGCGTTAACTTTAATTCCTACCATGGCCTCTACTTTACTAAAGACTAGACAGGAGAGAAAACAGAGATGGTTCGACATCATCGTTAATAGTTACGAAAAACTTCTCCATTTCTCCCTTAATTATAAAGCCGTGGTGCTTACTCTAGTGGTAATGCTGCTTGGCCTCAGCATCTACGGCGTCACTGTTATGGGAACCAGTTTTATGCCTGCAGTGGATTCGCCTCAAATGAGCGCCACTTTTACCATGCCGGAGGGCAGTACTACGGAAGAACTTTATGAAATGAGTGACGAAGTAATGACGCGGATTTTAGAAATTGATGCCGTGGAAAACGTCGGTGCCAGCGCCGGTTCATCCGGCGCTTTGGCCGGGTTAGGCGGTGGACTGACGGGATCTTCCTCCGAGAGTTCCTCCTTCTATATTCTTTTAAAAGATGACCGCAGCATTACCAACCTGGATGTGGAAAGGTTGATTTTTGAAAAACTGCAGGACTTGGAGGGCGAAGTATCAGTTTCTGCCTCCAACATGGATATGTCAGTTTTAGGAGGCAGTGGTGTAGAGGTTATCATCAAGGGTAATGATTTGGACGTTCTTTCCACTGCCGCAGAGGAGGTAGCAGAACTTCTAAGAGGGACAGAGGGCACAGCAGATGTTGTTTCCGGGAATGAAGATGCGGGCATTGAGACCCGTATTTCGGTGGATAAAGATGCCGCCATGAAAGAAGGGCTGACTGTAGCGCAGGTTTATCAGGAGATTGCCGCTGTGCTGTCAGGGGAGACGCAGGCTACTACTTTGACCACAGCACAACAAGAATATCAGGTCATTGTAGTCGGTGCAGAAAGCATTATTACTCGGGATAACATTAGTGATTATACCTTTACCGTAAAAGGAGAAGACGGGGAAGACAAAGTAGTACGACTGGGGGACATTGCCCGGATTACTGAAGCGGACACTCCTTCCTCCATAAGCCGCGATAGCCAGTCCCGTTACGTCACTGTTTCGGCTTCTATCCAGGAGGGCTATAATATTGGCCTTGTCAGCCGGGACTTTGAAAGAAAGCTGGTTGATTACACGCCTCCTGTGGGAGTCACCTTGGATACTGCCGGTGAGAATGAGATGATTAACAGTGCCATATCTGATTTAATATTGATGATCGCCCTGGCAGTTATCTTCATATACCTTATTATGGTAGCTCAGTTTCAAAGCCTGCTTTCCCCGTTTATTATTTTGTTTACCCTGCCGCTGGCATTTACCGGTGGCCTGCTGCTCTTGTGGGTGAGCGGTATGGAACTGTCGGTTACGGCTATGCTGGGTTTCCTGGTTTTGGCCGGTATCGTAGTAAATAACGGTATTGTGTTTGTGGATTACGTAAACCAACTTCGACTGGAGGGCAAAGAAAAACGGGAAGCGTTAATTAGTACCGGTATCATCCGGATCCGCCCCATTCTTATGACTGCTCTTACTACCATATTGGCCATGAGCGCTATGGCGTTAGGTATAGGCAGTGGTGCGGAAATGACTCAGGCCATGGCGGTGGTCACCATCGGCGGCTTAACTTATGCCACTCTTTTGACCCTGCTGGTTGTGCCTATCATGTATGATATACTTCATCAAAAACCTATGATTAAAATTGATATTCAGGATCAGCAAATTGATACCGTAAATTAG
- the msrA gene encoding peptide-methionine (S)-S-oxide reductase MsrA, which produces MEKQRETATLAGGCFWCLEPVFDQIKGVIQVVPGYTGGEIDDPTYDKICTGTTGHAEAVQIVFDPNEISFERLLEIFFSVHDPTTLNRQGADVGTQYRSAIFFHNQEQWRVAEDFIQKLNGQDQWNNPVVTQVKPFTVFYPAEDYHHGYYRNNPEKGYCRIVIEPKLTSFTRKHFSSLKGK; this is translated from the coding sequence ATGGAAAAGCAGAGGGAAACGGCAACGTTGGCCGGGGGTTGTTTTTGGTGCCTGGAACCGGTTTTTGATCAAATAAAAGGCGTAATACAGGTAGTGCCTGGTTATACGGGGGGCGAGATTGACGATCCTACCTATGATAAGATATGTACCGGGACTACAGGACATGCTGAAGCAGTACAAATAGTCTTTGATCCTAATGAGATTTCCTTTGAAAGACTGCTGGAAATTTTTTTTTCTGTCCATGATCCTACTACGTTGAACCGTCAAGGGGCTGATGTGGGCACTCAATATCGTTCAGCCATTTTTTTTCATAACCAGGAGCAGTGGAGAGTTGCTGAAGATTTTATTCAAAAATTAAATGGACAGGATCAATGGAATAATCCTGTGGTAACGCAGGTTAAACCCTTTACTGTTTTTTATCCGGCTGAAGATTACCACCATGGTTACTATCGAAATAATCCTGAAAAGGGATACTGTCGTATTGTTATTGAGCCAAAGCTAACAAGTTTTACCCGTAAACATTTTTCCAGTCTTAAGGGAAAGTGA